GAAGATGGCTATACTAGGGAGTGGCGGCCCGCACGCGACCGCAGGATTGAAATGCTCAACGCCTACCAGCAAGGCGCGTCTCTCCGGGCCGTAGGCGAACAGTTCGGGGTGTCGGGGTCACGCGTGCAGCAGATCCTGAAGTCGATGCCTGACTACCAAGCTGCCAGAGACGCCGCGAGATCCCATCGCAGGGGAACGTCGGCGGGAACGCGGCCGGCACAGCTCCAGTCGCCGCAGAGGACCTCGAATTCACGCGACGTGCGGCGATCGTGGAAAGCAGCGTCTGATGGCGAGGACGTCTTCGAGCGCCTCTATCAGATGCGCGCTGCCGGTAAGAAATGGAAGGATCTCGCGGAAGCAGTCGGTCGACCACCGGATCGGAGCAATGCGCACTCCACCATGCTGCACATGAAGCGGCAGGCAAAGGCAAAGGGCCGTCCGTGGCCGATCAAGCAGGCCCATGGTTCCGTGCAGCCGTCGCGCGCGCCCGGCATGCCCCCCGAGGTCGATTCAGCGGGATAAGCCGGACAGGCCGGCAATTGGCGCAACACAGGACGGCATCCGCGGCTCCAGTAGTTCGAGGCGCGTCCCCGCCCCAGAGCAGTTGCGACGAACCCGGGCATCTGCCAGTACATGACCCGCCCTGACAAGTAACTGGGAGAGAGACCGTCGTGCGTGGACTGTATTTCCTCGGGAACCGCGAACTGGACTTGCGCGAAATTCCCGACCCTACTCCCGGCCCTGGCGAGGTCGTGCTCAAGATCAAAGCGTCGGGAATGTGCGGCAGTGATCTCAAGTTCTATCGGCCGCCACCAGGGGAAGCGCAACGTGCACTCGGTCTAGGGGACGATGTGCCGCCAATCATTGGCGGCCACGAACCCTGCGGCGTGGTTGCTGAGCGGGGGGCCGGGGTAACGCCGGAAGCCGCACCGATCGATGCACGGGTCATGAATCACCACTATGCCGGGTGCGGCCTGTGCGACTCCTGCCGGGTTGGCTGGACGCAGATGTGTGAAACCGGGCCCGTGAAGGTCTACGGCGTGACGGCCGACGGTGCACACGCCGACTACATCGTGGTACCGGCCATCAGCCTCGTTCCATTGCCTGAAGCACTCAGCTTTGCCGAGGGTTCTGCGATCGCCTGCGGTACCGGAACCGCCTACGGCGCGCTGTGCCGCCTGCCCCGACTTGGGGGCTCGACCCTTGCGGTATTCGGCCTCGGACCGGTCGGTCTCAGCGCCGCACTGCTCGGCGAAGCCATGGGCGCGCGGGTCATCGCCGTCGAAGTGGAGTCGGAACGGCTGGCGCTCGCCACTGAGTTCGGCGCTGACGCGACTGTCGACGCCGCTTCCACTGACCCGGTCGAGGCCCTGA
This genomic interval from Rhodospirillales bacterium contains the following:
- a CDS encoding zinc-binding dehydrogenase, producing MRGLYFLGNRELDLREIPDPTPGPGEVVLKIKASGMCGSDLKFYRPPPGEAQRALGLGDDVPPIIGGHEPCGVVAERGAGVTPEAAPIDARVMNHHYAGCGLCDSCRVGWTQMCETGPVKVYGVTADGAHADYIVVPAISLVPLPEALSFAEGSAIACGTGTAYGALCRLPRLGGSTLAVFGLGPVGLSAALLGEAMGARVIAVEVESERLALATEFGADATVDAASTDPVEALMDLTHGRGVDLAIDCSASSAARSAAVRSTGRWGTVCFVGEGGDVTIDVSRDMLRKQLTIIGSWTFNPTGQAECARFIADRKIPLEKIFTHRYTLDEAVDAYRLFDTQTTGKGVFLFD